The following coding sequences are from one Nitrospira sp. window:
- a CDS encoding DUF262 domain-containing protein, which produces MANIEEANIEIETEDDEESYVTYDIATYPSDLTLSGIFEQWRSEEILIPDYQREFVWSQKQASLLIESFLVGLPIPPVFLYIDESNKYVVIDGQQRITSVVYFFEGFFGIEDQKSKKTTFRLAGLSPKSPFLNKSFAELTESDQRKLRGAVLRAMNIRQLSPKGEPTAAYHIFERLNTGGTPLKPQEIRNCVYRGRIVERLRELNRNSDWREILGKSNVDKHQKDVELILRLFALFESLENYQRPMKDFLSASMKRNLNFDSDSAKKFEDLFTKVAARVVAELGEKPFTRRGPVNSALLESVFVSLIRIGEPFSTDLHTQFEQLKANPDFQAAISQSTANEDVLRMRHTIAYQAFAS; this is translated from the coding sequence ATGGCGAACATAGAAGAAGCGAATATCGAAATAGAGACTGAGGACGATGAGGAGAGCTATGTCACTTACGACATCGCCACCTACCCATCTGACTTAACCCTTTCAGGAATTTTTGAGCAGTGGAGAAGCGAGGAAATACTGATACCGGACTACCAACGTGAATTTGTATGGAGCCAAAAACAAGCGTCGCTGCTCATTGAGTCCTTCCTGGTTGGCCTCCCAATCCCGCCTGTCTTCCTGTACATCGATGAGTCGAATAAATACGTTGTCATCGATGGGCAACAGCGCATCACGAGCGTTGTTTATTTTTTCGAAGGGTTCTTCGGTATAGAAGACCAAAAATCAAAAAAGACTACCTTCAGGCTAGCAGGGCTGTCTCCCAAGAGCCCCTTCTTAAACAAATCGTTTGCAGAGCTAACCGAGAGCGATCAAAGAAAGCTCCGTGGCGCGGTCTTAAGGGCGATGAATATTCGCCAGCTGTCTCCTAAAGGTGAGCCTACCGCGGCATATCACATATTCGAGCGACTCAACACAGGCGGCACACCGCTAAAGCCCCAAGAAATCAGAAACTGTGTTTATCGGGGACGCATAGTGGAGCGCCTTCGCGAATTGAACCGGAATTCAGATTGGCGAGAAATTCTAGGCAAGAGCAACGTAGATAAACATCAAAAAGATGTCGAACTAATTCTCAGATTGTTTGCGCTTTTTGAGAGTCTCGAAAACTATCAGCGCCCCATGAAAGACTTCCTGTCCGCGTCAATGAAACGAAACCTTAACTTCGATTCAGATAGCGCAAAGAAATTTGAAGATCTGTTCACCAAAGTGGCAGCGCGGGTAGTGGCGGAGCTTGGGGAAAAACCATTCACCCGCCGCGGCCCGGTCAACTCAGCTTTGCTCGAAAGTGTATTTGTAAGCCTTATACGAATAGGGGAGCCTTTCAGCACAGATCTCCATACGCAATTTGAACAACTCAAAGCTAACCCTGACTTTCAAGCGGCAATATCGCAGTCCACCGCAAATGAAGATGTACTCAGAATGCGCCATACGATTGCTTATCAAGCCTTTGCCTCCTAA